In Mugil cephalus isolate CIBA_MC_2020 chromosome 20, CIBA_Mcephalus_1.1, whole genome shotgun sequence, the following are encoded in one genomic region:
- the gcat gene encoding 2-amino-3-ketobutyrate coenzyme A ligase, mitochondrial, with protein MSLGKAARNLTRPLRGVLRCPALNRSYATAAAAARSVLEQELDTIRAAGTWKAERVIISKQGPHINVDGSRGSMLNFCANNYLGLSSHPEVVQAGIDALKSYGAGLSSVRFICGTQDLHKNLEQKLAEFHEREDCILYASCFDANAGLFEVLLGPDDAVLSDELNHASIIDGIRLCRAKRMRYKHMDLGDLENKLKEAQSSRMRLVVTDGVFSMDGDVAPLQGICDLAENYGAMVFIDECHATGFLGERGRGTDELLGVMDRVHIVNSTLGKALGGAAGGYTVGPKPLIDLLRQRSRPYLFSNSLPPPVVGCATKAVELLLASNEIAQSMTAKTMRFRNKMTEAGFTIAGSAHPICPVMLGDAKLASLMSDDMLKLGVYVIGFSYPVVPKGKARIRVQISAAHTNEDIDRCVDAFIQTGRKHGVVS; from the exons ATGTCTCTCGGAAAAGCTGCCCGCAATTTGACGCGACCGCTGCGGGGCGTCCTGCGGTGTCCGGCTCTGAACCGGAGCTACGCCAccgcagccgccgccgccagGTCGGTGCTGGAGCAGGAGCTCGACACGATCAGAGCCGCCGGGACGTGGAAAGCGGAGAGGGTCATCATCTCCAAGCAGGGTCCTCACATCAACGTGGACGGCAGTCGTGGCA GTATGTTGAATTTCTGTGCCAACAACTACCTCGGACTGTCCAGTCACCCGGAGGTGGTGCAGGCAGGCATCGACGCTCTCAAGTCCTATGGTGCCGGATTGAGCTCCGTGCGATTCATCTGTGGGACACAA GATCTGCATAAGAACCTGGAGCAGAAGCTGGCAGAGTTTCACGAGAGGGAGGACTGCATCCTGTACGCCAGCTGTTTCGATGCCAACGCTGGACTTTTTGAG GTGCTGTTGGGTCCAGATGACGCGGTGCTGTCCGACGAGCTGAACCACGCCTCCATCATCGATGGGATCCGCCTGTGTCGAGCAAAGAGGATGCGCTACAAACACATGGACCTCGGCGATCTGGAGAACAAGCTCAAAGAAGCTCAG TCTTCTCGCATGCGCCTGGTGGTGACAGATGGAGTCTTCTCTATGGACGGAGATGTCGCTCCCTTACAAGGAATCTGTGACCTGGCTGAAAATTACGGAGCCATGGTCTTTATAGACGAATGTCACGCCACCGGTTTCCTAGGGGAACGGGGCAG AGGAACAGACGAGCTGCTAGGAGTGATGGATAGAGTTCATATTGTCAACTCCACTCTGGGAAAAGCACTGGGAGGTGCAGCAG GCGGCTACACAGTTGGTCCCAAGCCTCTCATCGACCTGCTGAGGCAGCGCTCGCGGCCCTACCTGTTCTCCaactcccttcctcctcccgtGGTGGGCTGCGCCACCAAGGCCGTGGAGCTGCTGCTCGCCTCCAACGAGATCGCACAGAGCATGACGGCCAAAACCatgag ATTCAGGAACAAGATGACGGAGGCCGGCTTCACCATCGCAGGCTCCGCTCACCCCATCTGTCCCGTGATGCTCGGCGACGCAAAGCTGGCCTCTCTGATGTCCGACGACATGCTGAAGCTCG GCGTGTATGTGATTGGATTCTCCTACCCGGTCGTACCGAAGGGCAAAGCCAGAATCCGCGTCCAGATTTCGGCGGCGCACACGAACGAAGACATCGACCGCTGTGTCGACGCTTTCATCCAGACGGGAAGGAAGCACGGCGTCGTCTCCTGA